The following proteins come from a genomic window of Corallococcus sp. NCRR:
- the sthA gene encoding Si-specific NAD(P)(+) transhydrogenase codes for MADFDLVVIGSGPAGEWGAVQASLAGKRVAVVEREPVLGGTAANTGTLPSKTLRETALHLSGFKARGLYSVDATLRHEATVSDFLFRERRVKQMERERIHKNLQRHGVTLFQGAGSFVDANTVAVKREGAEVARLTAGTVLIATGSTPYRPPMYPFGDPRVHDSDEILDITTLPRTLVVVGGGVIGCEYACMFAALGIPVTLVEVKNDLLNFLDAEIGQLLRDCMETLGVRLRLGQTVESAHVPESHTEPIRLKLSTGEVLEADQVLVASGRTANTAGLGIEALGVKQGKRGQIEVGLAYQTAVPHIYAVGDVIGFPALASTSMEQARIAVEHAFGPGKRTLTPILPYGIYTIPEVSMAGDSEESLRARSVPYVVGRATFDTNPRGQIIGEKQGLLKLLFHRDDLKLLGVHVLGEQASELVHVGLTALLTGATAQLFVETCFNYPTLSEAYKAATYDALDQVRVSSA; via the coding sequence ATGGCGGACTTCGACCTGGTGGTCATCGGCTCAGGCCCCGCGGGTGAATGGGGCGCGGTGCAGGCCTCGCTCGCGGGGAAGCGGGTGGCGGTGGTGGAGCGGGAGCCGGTGCTCGGCGGCACCGCGGCCAACACCGGCACCCTCCCCTCCAAGACGCTGCGCGAGACAGCGCTGCACCTGTCCGGCTTCAAGGCGCGCGGCCTCTACAGCGTGGACGCGACGCTGCGCCACGAGGCCACCGTCTCCGACTTCCTCTTCCGCGAGCGCCGCGTGAAGCAGATGGAGCGAGAGCGCATCCACAAGAACCTCCAGCGCCACGGCGTGACGCTGTTCCAGGGCGCCGGCTCCTTCGTGGACGCGAACACCGTCGCGGTGAAGCGCGAGGGCGCGGAGGTCGCCCGGCTCACCGCCGGCACCGTCCTCATCGCCACCGGCTCCACGCCCTACCGCCCGCCGATGTACCCCTTCGGCGACCCGCGCGTGCACGACTCGGATGAGATCCTCGACATCACCACCCTGCCCCGCACGCTGGTGGTGGTGGGCGGCGGCGTCATCGGCTGCGAGTACGCGTGCATGTTCGCCGCGCTGGGCATCCCGGTGACGCTGGTGGAGGTGAAGAACGACCTGCTCAACTTCCTGGACGCGGAGATCGGCCAACTGCTCCGCGACTGCATGGAGACGCTGGGCGTCCGGCTGCGCCTGGGCCAGACGGTGGAGTCCGCGCACGTGCCGGAGTCCCACACGGAGCCCATCCGCCTGAAGCTGTCCACGGGCGAGGTCCTGGAGGCGGATCAGGTGCTGGTCGCCTCCGGCCGCACCGCGAACACCGCGGGCCTGGGCATCGAGGCGCTGGGCGTGAAGCAGGGCAAGCGCGGCCAGATTGAAGTGGGGCTCGCGTACCAGACGGCCGTGCCGCACATCTATGCGGTGGGGGACGTCATCGGCTTCCCCGCGCTGGCCTCCACGTCCATGGAACAGGCCCGCATCGCGGTGGAGCACGCCTTCGGCCCGGGCAAGCGCACGCTCACGCCCATCCTGCCCTACGGCATCTACACCATCCCGGAGGTGTCCATGGCCGGCGACTCGGAGGAGTCGCTGCGCGCGCGGAGCGTCCCCTACGTCGTCGGCCGCGCCACCTTCGACACCAACCCGCGCGGGCAGATCATCGGGGAGAAGCAGGGCCTGCTGAAGCTGCTCTTCCACCGCGACGACCTGAAGCTCCTGGGCGTGCACGTGCTGGGAGAGCAGGCCTCGGAGCTGGTGCACGTGGGGCTCACCGCGCTGCTCACCGGCGCCACCGCGCAGCTCTTCGTGGAGACCTGCTTCAACTACCCGACGCTGTCGGAGGCCTACAAGGCCGCCACCTACGACGCGTTGGATCAGGTCCGCGTGAGCAGCGCCTGA
- a CDS encoding RNA methyltransferase encodes MVLPVRFVLMRPRNAENLGAAARALKNCGLSDWAWVTPEVEDLGPAHRLAVHAEDVLGGVKRPDSLDAAVSDCVWVVGTSSRKVEGKRRLSPRAVGEELVARARQGPVALVFGDERSGLTNAEVERCHDLSAVPTAPEQPSINLAQAVLLYAYEVRMAHLADSAPPPGPLPLAATDAELSRVEATLETLLSAGGFLVDEKPGRTAVRDLVAPLRRSRLTRHEARLWLAALHTVRKHFPGRDDP; translated from the coding sequence ATGGTGCTGCCCGTCCGATTCGTCCTCATGCGCCCGCGCAACGCGGAGAACCTGGGTGCCGCCGCCCGCGCCCTGAAGAACTGCGGCCTGTCCGACTGGGCCTGGGTGACGCCGGAGGTGGAGGACCTGGGCCCCGCCCACCGGCTCGCGGTGCACGCGGAGGACGTGCTGGGTGGGGTGAAGCGCCCGGACTCGCTGGACGCGGCGGTGTCCGACTGCGTCTGGGTGGTGGGGACCAGCTCCCGCAAGGTGGAGGGAAAGCGCCGCCTGTCGCCCAGGGCCGTGGGGGAGGAGCTGGTGGCGAGGGCCAGGCAGGGGCCGGTGGCGCTCGTCTTCGGGGATGAGAGAAGCGGCCTCACCAACGCGGAGGTGGAGCGCTGCCACGACCTGTCCGCGGTGCCCACCGCGCCAGAGCAGCCCTCCATCAACCTGGCGCAGGCGGTGCTGCTCTACGCCTACGAGGTCCGCATGGCGCACCTGGCGGACAGCGCGCCGCCGCCGGGTCCCCTGCCCCTGGCCGCCACGGACGCGGAGCTCTCACGCGTGGAGGCGACGCTGGAGACGCTCCTGAGCGCGGGCGGATTCCTCGTGGACGAGAAGCCCGGACGTACGGCGGTGCGGGACCTGGTCGCGCCGCTGCGTCGCTCCCGGCTCACGCGCCACGAGGCCCGCCTCTGGCTGGCGGCGCTGCACACCGTGCGCAAGCACTTCCCGGGCAGGGACGACCCCTGA
- a CDS encoding pseudouridine synthase yields MARKSERPPKSPPRPNRWEGKEKPDWLSRALARAGAMPQDEAEAAIKAGRVTVNGRVATTPLTPVPPDAVIKVDGMPVRKGTPTHVLAFHKPAGVLTSTARQHRTGTVFELLLPQLPLELNRFTWHAVGRLDVDTTGLLLFTNDDKLVAHATSPETNLPKRYVATVFSTADDAKVEPLRQGMMLDDGPARPAKVRVRDEHTVEVTLTEGRHHQVKRMLGAVGLPARALHREAVGDITLDDIPEGGFRLLTEEEVREKLNYSGRD; encoded by the coding sequence ATGGCTCGCAAGTCCGAACGGCCCCCGAAGTCCCCGCCCCGCCCCAACCGCTGGGAGGGCAAGGAGAAGCCGGACTGGCTCTCCCGCGCGCTCGCCCGCGCGGGCGCCATGCCCCAGGACGAGGCGGAGGCCGCCATCAAGGCGGGCCGCGTGACGGTCAACGGCCGCGTGGCGACCACGCCCCTGACGCCCGTGCCGCCCGACGCCGTCATCAAGGTGGACGGGATGCCGGTGCGCAAGGGCACGCCCACGCACGTGCTGGCCTTCCACAAGCCCGCGGGGGTGCTGACCTCCACCGCGCGCCAGCACCGCACGGGCACGGTGTTCGAACTGCTCCTGCCCCAACTGCCCCTGGAGCTGAACCGCTTCACCTGGCACGCCGTGGGCCGGCTGGACGTGGACACCACGGGCCTGTTGCTCTTCACCAACGACGACAAGCTGGTGGCCCACGCCACGTCCCCGGAGACGAACCTGCCCAAGCGCTACGTGGCCACGGTGTTCAGCACCGCGGACGACGCGAAGGTGGAGCCGCTGCGCCAGGGGATGATGCTGGATGACGGCCCCGCCCGCCCCGCCAAGGTGCGCGTGCGCGACGAGCACACGGTGGAGGTGACGCTCACCGAAGGCCGCCACCACCAGGTGAAGCGCATGCTGGGCGCCGTGGGGCTGCCCGCCCGCGCGCTCCACCGGGAGGCCGTGGGCGACATCACCCTGGACGACATCCCCGAGGGCGGCTTCCGGCTGCTCACCGAGGAGGAGGTCCGCGAGAAGCTGAATTACTCGGGCCGGGACTGA